A segment of the Bacillus pseudomycoides genome:
ATTTGGCAGAAGTTGTTCTAAGTGATGCTGATGAAAATTTGAAACACCAATTGCACGCACTTTTCCTTCTTCATATAATTTCTCAAGAGCGCGATATGTATCTATGTATTTTCCTCTTATTGGCCAGTGGATTAAATATAGATCCACATAATCCATTTGTAATTTCTTTAAACTTTTTTCAAATGCTTGAAGCGTTGTTTCATATCCTTGATCATCATTCCATACTTTTGTCGTAATAAATAAGTCTTCACGCGCGATTCCTGATTCACGAACCGCTTCTCCGACACCGCTTTCATTTTCATATACAGTCGCTGTATCAATAGAGCGATATCCAACCTCTAAAGCCGTTTTTACCGCTTGCTTTACTTCTTCTCCCTCTTTTGCTTTATATACACCTAAACCAAGCATCGGCATTTTCACGCCATTATGAAGTGTAGTTGTTGGAATATACATGATTGTTGCTCCTCCTTCTTCTCTCCTCCGAATGATACAGAGAGGTGTCATAAATTTTTTATAACCTTCACCTTATTTGAACAAGATTCACGAAAAAAGTCAAAAAACACATACAGTTAACATAATATTTTTATTTACACAACGCGTGCTACTCACCCACATTATTTTCGAACCACTCTTGTGCTTTCTCATCAATATTACGTACAAAATCAGTCTTTCCTTCCGTATACTGATCTCCATCATATGTAAACTTCTCTGCTAGTTCTCTCTTTAACATTGCATAAGCCTCTGCTTCTTCACAGTGTGCCATCATATAATCACGAAATGCTAAATGACGTATAATTTCTGGATTACCTGTTTCAAAAACATGTAAATGATACGACCTTTTTTCTTCAGTTCCATGAATAAAAAATCGACGACCTGAAATTCCATTTTCCCCCTTAGAGGTGTATCCTAATCCTCTAAAATATTCATTCCATCCATCTACACGTTCGATTTCATCAACTTCCATAATCATATCAACGATTGGCTTTGCTGCGAGTCCCGGCACTGATGTGCTACCGATATGGTGTACTTTCACAGGTTCTGGCATAGCTTCCTTTAAACGTCTTTCCTCTATTTGAAATTTCTCAATCCAATGATTTTCATATGGCACTACTACTATTTTTCTCATCCCATTTCCCCTTTTCTCATCAAATCGTTAAAAAAATCACCAGAGCAAGTCCACTGATGATTTTTTTATATTATTTAAAGTCTTTCCAAGTGAGGTTACTTTCACTTAACAGTTCTTCAAATGATTTATTCTTTTCGCGTTCCTTCTGCTCTTTACGCTTTCTTTCCTGTTCTTCTATTTCTTTTTGCTCCACTCTTACTTGTAATTCTTTCTTCTTACTTTTCAATTGATTCATTAATGATGCATTCAATTGATCACCAATAGTAATGGAATCTTTCTCTGTCTGATTCATTTTCGTTTGTCTTTGCATTTGTCTTTGTTTCTTTTTCTTCATACTGCTCACCTTTTACTTTTTTCTCCATTATAGGGGAAATGTCTCCCTCTCGACAATAAAAATGGGCCATTATGTATAATTTGTAAAGATGTTGAGAAAAAAATAAAATTTTATTTATTTTTATAATAAATAGATTTTTTGTAGCAATAACTCTCTTAATCTATTAAAATTATGTCGTATGATGTCAGATTATAAAAAAGGGAGAGAAATTTCATGTGGAAAAAAGTCATTCCTGCTGCTCTAGTATTAAGTACGATTACCTTTTCAAGTGTATTCGCTGCACCACCATCTCAGACACCAGCAGAACAAAACCGCTACATAGACGTACAAATGCTTGGTATTAACGACCTTCATGGGCAATTAGACACTGTAAAGAAAATTAACAACAAAGAAGCAGGGGGAGCCGAGTACTTAGCTGCTTATTTACGTGATCGTGAAAAGCAAAATCCGAATACATTAATGGTTCATGCGGGTGATGTCGTAGGAGCAAGTCCTCCAGTTTCAGCACTATTACAAGACGAACCAACAATTGAATTTTTAAATGATTTAGGATTTGATGTTGGAACGATTGGAAACCATGAATTTGACGAAGGAATTGATGAAATGCATCGTCTTATTTATGGTGGATACCATGAAAAAACAGGGAATTTCAAAGGAGCAAAATTCCCGTACGTTGCTGCAAATTTCTATAATAAATCAACTGATCGCCTATTTCTACCACCATTTACTGTGAAAATGGTACAAGGGGTTCCTGTCGGCTTTATCGGTATTGTAACAACAGATGTTCCTAACGTTGTTATGCCTACTATGCTAAAAAATGTGCAAATTACAGATGAAGTTGAAGCAATTAACACATCTGTAAAACAACTGAAAAAACTAGGTGTTAAATCTATCGTTGTTCTTGCACATAATGGAGGTACAACGGATAATAACGGCGTAACAAATGGCGATATCGTTCGCTTAGCAAATGAGACTGATCCAGAAGTCGATGTGATTTTCGGCGGCCATAGCCATACTTATGTAAATGGAACCGTTAACAACAAGCTTGTCGTACAAGCAAATTCTTATGGAATGGCTTTTGCCGACGTAGATGTAAAGATTGATCGTAAAACAAAGGATATTGTTGGGAAAAAAGCAGAAGTTGTTACAACCTACCATGAAGGAATAAAACCTGACCAACAAGTGAAAAAGAAAATGGATCAGTATCAAGAAAAAAT
Coding sequences within it:
- a CDS encoding aldo/keto reductase; this encodes MYIPTTTLHNGVKMPMLGLGVYKAKEGEEVKQAVKTALEVGYRSIDTATVYENESGVGEAVRESGIAREDLFITTKVWNDDQGYETTLQAFEKSLKKLQMDYVDLYLIHWPIRGKYIDTYRALEKLYEEGKVRAIGVSNFHQHHLEQLLPNCNVKPMVNQVELHPMLAQFELRNFCQNEQIQMEAWSPLMRGGEVFQHPIIQEIARKYEKTPAQIILRWDIQSGIVTIPKSVTPSRIQENFTIFDFSLTEEEIKQIGTLDRNLHVGTNPDKYDTL
- a CDS encoding GrpB family protein — encoded protein: MRKIVVVPYENHWIEKFQIEERRLKEAMPEPVKVHHIGSTSVPGLAAKPIVDMIMEVDEIERVDGWNEYFRGLGYTSKGENGISGRRFFIHGTEEKRSYHLHVFETGNPEIIRHLAFRDYMMAHCEEAEAYAMLKRELAEKFTYDGDQYTEGKTDFVRNIDEKAQEWFENNVGE
- a CDS encoding YqkE family protein, encoding MKKKKQRQMQRQTKMNQTEKDSITIGDQLNASLMNQLKSKKKELQVRVEQKEIEEQERKRKEQKEREKNKSFEELLSESNLTWKDFK
- a CDS encoding bifunctional UDP-sugar hydrolase/5'-nucleotidase, with the protein product MWKKVIPAALVLSTITFSSVFAAPPSQTPAEQNRYIDVQMLGINDLHGQLDTVKKINNKEAGGAEYLAAYLRDREKQNPNTLMVHAGDVVGASPPVSALLQDEPTIEFLNDLGFDVGTIGNHEFDEGIDEMHRLIYGGYHEKTGNFKGAKFPYVAANFYNKSTDRLFLPPFTVKMVQGVPVGFIGIVTTDVPNVVMPTMLKNVQITDEVEAINTSVKQLKKLGVKSIVVLAHNGGTTDNNGVTNGDIVRLANETDPEVDVIFGGHSHTYVNGTVNNKLVVQANSYGMAFADVDVKIDRKTKDIVGKKAEVVTTYHEGIKPDQQVKKKMDQYQEKIAPLVNQVVGKSTAPMDRKQNAAGESTLGNLIADVQRSTMNTQIALMNPGGIRNDLDAGDITWGELYGIQPFGNQLIKVNLTGQDIRDILNQQWQKDITRMLQISGIQYTWDANKPTGEKVTNIHLTNGEELVASKTYSVVANAFLASGGDGFVSFKNGKDAETGPTDFEALVDYVKQVKEPIQPIIDERIQKIN